One Deltaproteobacteria bacterium DNA segment encodes these proteins:
- the cas7c gene encoding type I-C CRISPR-associated protein Cas7/Csd2, with protein MTAIANRYEFVLLFDVENGNPNGDPDAGNMPRIDPETGHGLVTDVCLKRKIRNHVALAMEGAEGFKIYIQEKAVLNRTNEEAYLAYDMKPEAKKLPKKVEDALKVTGWMCANFFDIRTFGAVMTTEVNCGQVRGPVQLAFAKSVEPIIPQEISITRMAVTNEKDLEKERTMGRKHIVPYGLYVAHGFVSAPLADKTGFSEDDLNLLWDALANMFEHDRSAARGLMSSRRLIVFKHENKLGNAPAHKLFDLVQVKRADGSSGPARSFADYTVTVAPAPAGVEIIEKL; from the coding sequence CAACATGCCGCGCATCGATCCGGAAACCGGGCATGGTCTGGTCACGGATGTCTGCCTCAAGCGCAAGATCCGCAATCACGTCGCCCTGGCCATGGAAGGAGCGGAAGGATTCAAAATTTATATTCAGGAAAAGGCAGTGCTGAACCGGACCAATGAGGAAGCCTATCTCGCCTACGACATGAAGCCCGAAGCTAAGAAACTGCCCAAAAAAGTCGAGGACGCCCTGAAAGTCACGGGCTGGATGTGCGCCAACTTCTTCGACATCCGAACTTTCGGCGCGGTTATGACCACTGAGGTCAACTGCGGGCAGGTCCGGGGGCCGGTGCAATTGGCCTTTGCCAAGAGCGTGGAGCCCATTATCCCCCAGGAAATCAGCATCACCCGCATGGCCGTGACCAACGAGAAGGATCTGGAAAAGGAACGCACCATGGGCCGCAAGCATATCGTGCCCTACGGGCTGTATGTGGCGCATGGCTTCGTGTCCGCGCCGCTGGCGGACAAGACCGGTTTTTCCGAGGACGATCTGAATCTGCTCTGGGATGCGCTGGCCAACATGTTCGAGCATGACCGCTCGGCCGCCCGTGGCCTCATGAGCAGCCGTAGGCTCATCGTCTTCAAGCATGAGAACAAACTCGGCAACGCTCCGGCGCACAAACTCTTCGATTTGGTGCAGGTCAAACGCGCCGACGGCTCCTCCGGCCCGGCCCGTTCCTTTGCCGACTACACGGTGACGGTCGCCCCGGCTCCGGCAGGCGTCGAGATCATCGAGAAACTGTAG
- the cas4 gene encoding CRISPR-associated protein Cas4, which produces MYTEDDLLPISALQHLLFCQRQCALIHVERIWTENLFTAEGRILHEKVDSGPDFVKDGRRVARSLPLRSLRLGLSGIADVVEFGPDGAAFPVEYKRGRSKSEDWDRVQLCAQAMCLEEMLGMRIESGALFYGKTRRRAQVEFDQELRTKTEDAAARLHRLIEAGQTPPARYEAKCESCSLLALCMPRLGKAKSVARYLAAMTEDE; this is translated from the coding sequence ATGTACACCGAAGACGATCTTCTCCCCATTTCCGCCTTGCAGCATCTGCTTTTTTGCCAGCGGCAATGCGCGCTCATTCATGTGGAGCGGATCTGGACCGAAAATCTGTTCACGGCCGAAGGCCGCATTCTGCACGAAAAGGTCGATAGTGGACCGGATTTCGTGAAGGATGGACGGCGCGTCGCCCGCAGCTTGCCGCTGCGCTCTCTGCGATTGGGACTTTCGGGCATCGCCGACGTGGTGGAATTTGGGCCGGACGGCGCGGCTTTCCCTGTCGAATACAAGCGCGGTCGCAGTAAATCCGAGGACTGGGACCGGGTTCAGCTCTGCGCCCAAGCCATGTGCCTGGAGGAAATGCTCGGAATGCGCATCGAGTCCGGGGCTCTTTTTTACGGCAAGACGCGGCGCAGGGCGCAGGTTGAATTCGATCAGGAATTGCGGACAAAAACCGAGGACGCGGCAGCCAGACTGCATCGTCTTATCGAGGCCGGCCAAACCCCGCCCGCGCGGTATGAGGCCAAGTGCGAATCGTGTTCGCTCCTGGCATTGTGTATGCCCCGGCTCGGCAAGGCCAAGTCCGTGGCCAGGTATCTTGCGGCCATGACGGAGGACGAATGA
- the cas1c gene encoding type I-C CRISPR-associated endonuclease Cas1 gives MKKLLNTLYVTSQGAYLAKDGECVAVRMEKEVKLRVPIHTLGGVVCFGQVSCSPFLMGFAAERGVGLSFMTEHGRFLARVQGPVSGNVLLRREQFRRADDLDTSAEVARSIVTAKIVNGRRVLQRVLRDHADKVDGAVLEAEIRHQQDCVARLQSSMPLNVVRGIEGEAANGYFGVFDHLILSSEPEFRFAGRSRRPPLDRVNCLLSFIYTLLAHDVRSALEGVGLDSEVGFLHRDRPGRHGLALDLMEEFRAFFADRLALSLINLGQIKKNDFEILENGAVKLTDDARKTLLVTYQKRKQDEIQHPYLGEKAPLGLVFHLQALLMARWLRGDLDGYPPFVWR, from the coding sequence ATGAAAAAGCTTCTGAACACGCTCTACGTCACCTCCCAGGGCGCGTACCTGGCCAAGGATGGCGAGTGCGTGGCCGTGCGCATGGAAAAAGAAGTCAAACTACGCGTGCCCATCCATACCCTGGGCGGAGTGGTCTGCTTCGGACAGGTTTCGTGCAGTCCGTTCCTCATGGGTTTTGCCGCCGAACGCGGCGTGGGGCTCAGTTTCATGACCGAGCATGGCCGATTTCTGGCGCGGGTACAGGGGCCGGTGTCCGGCAACGTGCTATTGCGTCGTGAGCAGTTCCGCCGCGCCGATGATCTGGACACGAGCGCGGAAGTGGCGCGGAGCATCGTCACGGCCAAGATCGTGAACGGCCGTCGCGTGTTGCAGCGCGTGCTGCGCGACCACGCGGACAAGGTGGATGGCGCGGTTCTGGAAGCGGAAATCCGCCATCAGCAAGACTGCGTCGCCCGCCTGCAATCATCCATGCCCCTCAATGTGGTGCGCGGCATTGAGGGCGAGGCGGCCAATGGCTATTTCGGTGTTTTCGATCATCTGATTCTGTCGTCGGAGCCGGAATTCCGTTTTGCCGGCCGCAGCCGCAGACCGCCCCTGGATCGCGTTAATTGCTTGCTGTCCTTCATTTACACGCTTCTGGCTCATGATGTGCGCAGCGCCCTGGAAGGGGTGGGGTTGGATTCCGAGGTCGGATTTCTCCATCGGGATCGCCCCGGCCGGCATGGATTGGCCCTGGACCTGATGGAGGAGTTCCGCGCCTTTTTCGCCGACCGTCTGGCGCTGTCGCTGATCAATCTGGGGCAGATCAAAAAGAACGACTTCGAAATTCTGGAGAACGGAGCCGTCAAACTCACCGACGATGCCCGCAAGACGCTGCTGGTCACCTATCAAAAGCGCAAGCAGGATGAAATTCAGCATCCATATCTGGGCGAGAAGGCTCCACTGGGACTGGTCTTTCATCTTCAGGCCCTGCTCATGGCCCGGTGGCTGCGCGGTGATCTGGACGGCTATCCACCATTTGTTTGGAGGTGA